The following coding sequences lie in one Cyanobacterium sp. Dongsha4 genomic window:
- a CDS encoding TIGR03032 family protein — protein MKSFNPPLQKPQPLRSIHSDSLTKILKQMGISLLVSTYQAGKLIIVRSDGVAINTHFKMFSKPMGIAVKNNRMALGVQSSIWEFHNNPSAASRLEPQGKHDGCFIPRNIHFTGDIDIHEMSWCNQELWFINTRFSCLCTLDKEYSFVPRWKPPFITAYDLRDKCHLNGLGIRNGKPRYVTALGETDKPSGWRSNKANGGILMDIDTNEILMRGLSMPHSPRWYDNRLWVLESGNGGLCYLDHSSGKLITIAQLPGFTRGLDFYGNLAFVGLSQIRESAVFAGLPLTQRLDERICGVWVVDIRNGNIVGFLKFEQAVQEIFAVSVLPDMVFPEVIDADMGLIGRTYVLPDEAITQAQMPSSDWEFAESYFAKGNQLYQQGKLQDAIVSFQKCLELDSSYLPARFNLGVILGNLGQYSEAIEQLEQVIQAEARHAEAYNSLGFVYYQQRNLEEAVKYYRQAIAVAPNFAQAHYNLGLTLLQLGEYQEGWAEYEWRLQTPQFRAFNPPQPRWQGEDISDKNLLVHTEQGIGDAIKFVRYLPITAQKCKKLILVAPANLIPVFKKVEGVAEIYTAQDIPLKSFDTYISLMSLPHIFATTLENIPDKVPYLTAPTEGKEELITFIETEKKPDSLKVGIVWVSNNINSHNNNSCPLEEFLPILQLPHITFYSLQIGDYSKDIKELPSETKVIDLSSHLKDYGDIAVAINQLDLVITVDSPVAHLAGALNKKVWTILPYNSDWRWLLERKDSPWYPSMELFRQSQSIYLIKYLLEKKLEEYSQS, from the coding sequence ATGAAATCTTTTAATCCTCCATTACAAAAACCACAACCTTTACGCAGTATTCACAGCGATTCCCTTACAAAAATCTTAAAACAAATGGGAATTTCCTTACTTGTTTCCACTTATCAAGCAGGTAAATTAATTATTGTACGAAGCGATGGTGTCGCTATTAACACCCACTTCAAAATGTTTAGTAAACCCATGGGAATTGCAGTTAAAAATAATCGTATGGCATTGGGGGTGCAATCATCAATTTGGGAGTTCCATAATAACCCTTCGGCGGCTTCCCGTCTTGAACCTCAAGGTAAACACGATGGTTGTTTTATCCCTCGCAATATACACTTCACAGGGGATATTGATATTCATGAAATGTCGTGGTGTAATCAAGAATTATGGTTTATTAATACTCGTTTTTCTTGTCTTTGCACCCTTGATAAGGAATATAGTTTTGTACCTCGCTGGAAACCGCCTTTTATTACTGCCTACGATTTGCGAGATAAATGTCATCTTAATGGCTTGGGTATTAGAAATGGTAAGCCGAGATATGTTACCGCTTTGGGTGAAACGGATAAACCTAGTGGATGGCGTAGTAATAAAGCTAATGGCGGTATTTTGATGGATATTGACACCAATGAAATACTGATGAGAGGGTTGTCGATGCCTCACTCTCCCCGTTGGTATGACAATCGATTGTGGGTATTAGAATCAGGCAATGGGGGTTTATGCTATTTAGATCATAGTTCAGGGAAGTTAATTACGATCGCACAGTTACCGGGGTTTACTCGTGGTTTAGATTTTTATGGCAATTTAGCTTTTGTCGGTTTATCGCAAATTAGAGAGTCAGCAGTTTTTGCTGGTTTACCCCTAACTCAAAGATTAGATGAAAGAATTTGTGGGGTTTGGGTTGTAGATATTCGCAATGGTAATATTGTTGGCTTTTTAAAGTTTGAACAAGCTGTACAAGAAATTTTTGCTGTATCTGTGTTACCCGATATGGTTTTCCCTGAAGTTATTGACGCAGACATGGGGTTAATTGGTAGAACTTATGTTTTACCTGATGAGGCTATTACCCAAGCACAAATGCCTTCATCGGATTGGGAATTTGCAGAAAGTTATTTTGCCAAAGGTAATCAACTTTATCAACAAGGTAAATTACAAGATGCGATCGTATCTTTTCAAAAATGCTTAGAATTAGATAGTAGCTACTTACCTGCCCGTTTCAACTTAGGAGTTATTTTGGGCAATTTAGGTCAATATTCCGAAGCCATTGAGCAATTAGAACAAGTTATTCAAGCAGAAGCGAGACACGCAGAAGCCTATAATAGTTTGGGTTTTGTCTATTATCAACAAAGAAACTTAGAAGAGGCTGTTAAATATTACAGACAAGCTATTGCTGTAGCTCCCAACTTTGCTCAAGCCCACTACAATTTAGGTCTGACATTACTGCAACTAGGAGAGTATCAAGAAGGTTGGGCAGAATATGAATGGCGTTTACAGACTCCACAATTTCGGGCATTTAATCCTCCTCAACCCCGTTGGCAAGGGGAAGATATTAGTGATAAAAACTTATTAGTACATACTGAACAAGGTATAGGAGATGCGATTAAATTTGTTCGTTATTTGCCTATAACAGCCCAAAAATGTAAAAAACTTATTTTAGTTGCTCCTGCTAATCTTATACCTGTATTTAAAAAAGTAGAAGGGGTTGCTGAAATTTACACCGCCCAAGATATTCCCTTAAAAAGTTTTGATACCTATATTTCTTTGATGAGTCTGCCCCATATTTTTGCCACAACTTTAGAGAATATTCCTGATAAAGTACCTTATTTAACTGCACCCACAGAGGGAAAAGAAGAATTAATTACTTTTATCGAAACCGAAAAAAAACCTGATTCACTAAAAGTAGGTATAGTTTGGGTAAGTAATAACATAAATAGCCATAATAATAACTCTTGTCCTCTGGAAGAATTTTTACCCATTTTACAATTACCTCATATTACTTTTTATAGCTTACAAATAGGAGATTATTCTAAAGATATTAAAGAACTCCCTTCAGAAACAAAAGTAATTGATTTAAGTTCTCATCTAAAAGATTATGGAGATATTGCTGTAGCCATTAATCAACTGGATTTAGTAATTACAGTAGATTCACCTGTTGCTCATCTAGCAGGGGCATTAAATAAAAAAGTTTGGACAATTCTACCCTATAATTCAGACTGGCGTTGGTTACTAGAAAGAAAAGATAGTCCTTGGTATCCTTCTATGGAGTTATTCAGACAATCTCAATCAATTTACCTTATAAAGTATTTACTAGAGAAGAAGCTAGAAGAATACTCTCAAAGTTAA
- a CDS encoding choice-of-anchor Q domain-containing protein, whose protein sequence is MSIASNIATAQNLLQNFALNQGFNSESITLAFGNEFDALILENLTLQLIQGNFTCLPTVEIKSQTDLGGANGVYVSELNKIFLAQEFVDNASESQIVAVLLEEYGHGIDKLINSQDSQGDEGFIFSSLVRGETLTNEELALVKAENDEIEVIIDGQIYQAEAAIFIVTSLNDSGAGSLRQAVLDANASLGVDTIVFNVSGTITLTTGELLITDSVIIDGDNNDDGVADVIIDGNNNSRVFNIDDVTATVLDVTLEGLTIQNGQETNGAGIFNAENLTLSNSNLSSNSSSNRGGGIYNNDGATANITNSTLSNNSANIFGGGIYNKFGTVNITNSTLSNNSASDSGGGIYNVGEASITNSTLSNNSVDIKGGGIFNVGEANITNSTLSNNSTDVSGGGIYNSGEANITNSTLFANSADFSGGGIYNFSGTATVRSTLISGNTATNSGDEVFNFVGTVNADANNLFGDNSKSDLDAFDGFNPGTNDINATTDGINVALNNILDPNGLQDNGGATKTIALVSGSPAINAGINPNNLTTDQRGLPRDDGNGVDIGAFELLTAIEVDTIDDVDNGDLSAGDISLREALKAISDGGTITFANTLANGTITLNGTELVINKSVTINGGTNNITVSGNSLSRVFNIDDSNSSVSQVVNMSNLTITGGQTSGRGGGIYTRENLTLSNSTVSGNSADRGGGIFNFLGTINISNSTLSGNSTTYYSGGGIFNSGTINISNSSISGNFATYNGGGIFNQNGTINISNSTVSANSANNGGGILNFGTTNIRSSIISGNNATNLGDEVNNSGTVIADSNNLFGDSSKTNSQAFVNFTTGASDINATSNGSNPTELSNILDPNGLQDNGGATKTIALVSGSPAINAGINPNNLTTDQRGTGFDRIVGGGIDIGAFELLTEIVVDTEEDIDDGDFSEGDRSLREALRLIADGGTITFAPTVTNIVLNGTELTVNKSVTIDGNNNVTIDGNNSSRVFTVDDGNNLSNSTVTMKGLNITGGRTAGNSPTGDGAGIFNAEDLTVSNSQITGNIAENDGAGIFNNEYGYLSVVNSVLTGNYSYDEGGGLANEGYATITDSQITGNTSVDQGGGVSNLEGFIGIDGTTISNNQTYNDGGGIANEGDFATVTITNSQITGNTSAEQGGGVYNQDGFVGIYGTTISNNQADDDGGGIASYYATSLIIDSIISGNLSGDDGGGIANYSANTYIYQSSILNNTASEYGGGIYSDGYFGGALLVVVGTTISGNEATDGSGGGIDNGFYSEATIIDSTITGNTSRSVTNYGDGGGINNYLANLSIFTSILSNNTADGGGGGIWNYGNLSLNSATVTGNESLYSGGGIGHYGGIANISNSNISGNYAGEDGGGIYNYYGTTTISNSTLANNTANYSGGAIHNNYYGTTNIHNSTVSGNNATEYGGGIYNYDGTTNISSSIISGNSANGGDEVYNYSGTINANANNLFGDNSKSDLGAFEGFNPGANDINATTDGINVALNNILDPNGLQDNGGATETIALVSGSPAIDAGNNDDNLSTDQRGAGFDRKVGSGVDIGAFEVQYILNQTTIKIMDNLITVSINGNEDTLTGSQNTVTGDPTVPNNIDASSFTGNLLINLASTRSTIRIDEDSNGSFDKTIGTRYFYTGTVTGGSGNDTLLGQSGDNTLIGGGGDDSIDGDGGNDSLTGGIGDDILIGGIGNDSLEGGDDDDTLTGGSGNDSLTGDAGNDNLNGGSGNDTLIGGDDDDTLTGGLGADTLTGGNGNDTFIYNNLNESSLTYGIDTITDFANASDTLSLPHGIRTITWNDGNSPVAISALTTTAMTSLFRSQRVGVNDYIFFSVMGDSNTYLAINGGSSSFSSSLDAIIAFDSPNFS, encoded by the coding sequence ATGTCAATTGCCTCTAATATTGCTACTGCCCAAAATCTCTTACAAAACTTTGCCCTTAATCAAGGTTTTAACTCCGAAAGTATCACTCTAGCCTTTGGAAACGAGTTTGATGCTCTTATACTTGAAAATTTAACTCTACAGTTAATCCAAGGTAATTTTACTTGTTTGCCCACAGTGGAAATTAAGTCACAGACTGATTTAGGTGGTGCGAATGGGGTTTATGTTAGTGAATTAAATAAAATATTTCTTGCTCAAGAATTTGTTGATAATGCCTCGGAAAGTCAAATAGTAGCGGTACTTTTGGAAGAATATGGGCATGGTATAGATAAATTAATTAACTCTCAAGACAGTCAAGGAGACGAAGGGTTTATTTTTTCTTCTTTAGTGCGAGGAGAAACTCTTACGAATGAAGAATTAGCTTTAGTAAAAGCAGAAAATGACGAAATAGAAGTAATAATTGATGGGCAAATTTATCAGGCAGAGGCGGCTATCTTCATCGTAACGAGTTTAAACGATTCAGGGGCTGGCAGTCTGCGACAAGCTGTGTTAGATGCTAATGCTTCACTCGGCGTAGATACGATCGTTTTCAATGTGAGTGGCACTATTACCCTAACTACTGGAGAATTGTTAATTACAGATTCAGTAATCATTGACGGCGATAACAATGATGATGGGGTAGCAGATGTAATCATAGATGGAAATAACAACAGTCGAGTCTTTAACATTGACGATGTAACTGCAACGGTTTTGGATGTCACTTTGGAAGGATTAACAATCCAGAATGGTCAGGAGACAAACGGAGCGGGAATCTTCAATGCAGAGAATCTAACCTTAAGCAACAGTAATCTCTCTTCTAACTCCTCATCTAATCGTGGTGGGGGGATTTATAACAACGATGGGGCAACGGCAAATATTACCAATAGTACCCTGTCAAATAACTCCGCTAACATTTTTGGCGGGGGGATTTATAACAAGTTTGGAACGGTAAATATTACCAATAGTACCCTGTCAAATAACTCCGCATCTGACAGTGGTGGGGGGATTTACAACGTTGGAGAGGCAAGTATTACCAATAGTACCCTGTCAAATAACTCCGTTGATATTAAAGGCGGGGGAATTTTCAACGTTGGAGAGGCAAATATTACCAATAGTACCCTGTCAAATAACTCCACAGACGTTTCTGGCGGGGGGATTTATAACAGTGGAGAGGCAAATATTACCAATAGTACCCTGTTCGCTAACTCTGCGGATTTTTCTGGCGGGGGGATTTACAACTTCAGTGGAACGGCAACTGTAAGAAGCACGCTCATCTCTGGTAATACTGCAACTAATAGTGGAGATGAAGTGTTCAACTTTGTTGGCACGGTAAATGCTGATGCTAATAATCTCTTTGGCGATAATAGTAAATCTGACCTAGATGCTTTTGACGGTTTCAACCCTGGCACAAATGATATTAATGCCACCACTGACGGTATTAACGTAGCTTTAAACAATATTCTTGACCCAAACGGTTTACAGGATAATGGTGGTGCAACAAAGACGATCGCGCTTGTTTCTGGTTCTCCTGCTATTAATGCAGGTATTAATCCCAATAATTTAACCACAGATCAAAGGGGATTACCTAGAGACGACGGTAATGGGGTAGATATTGGGGCGTTTGAATTGCTCACTGCGATCGAAGTTGACACCATTGACGATGTGGACAATGGAGATTTAAGTGCAGGGGATATATCCTTAAGAGAAGCCTTAAAAGCGATCTCTGACGGGGGAACAATTACTTTTGCTAATACTCTTGCCAACGGTACAATTACCCTCAACGGCACAGAATTAGTGATTAATAAATCAGTGACTATTAATGGCGGTACTAATAACATTACAGTCAGTGGCAACAGTCTTAGTCGAGTGTTTAATATTGATGATAGTAATAGTAGCGTATCTCAAGTAGTGAATATGAGCAACTTAACTATTACAGGAGGTCAAACATCAGGTCGTGGCGGGGGAATTTACACCCGAGAAAATTTAACACTGAGCAATAGTACTGTTTCTGGTAACTCTGCTGATAGAGGTGGGGGAATTTTCAACTTCTTAGGAACAATAAATATCAGCAACAGTACCCTTTCTGGTAACTCTACTACTTATTATAGCGGGGGGGGAATTTTCAACTCCGGAACGATAAATATCAGTAATAGCAGCATTTCTGGTAACTTTGCCACTTATAATGGTGGGGGAATTTTCAACCAAAATGGAACGATAAATATCAGTAATAGCACTGTTTCTGCTAACTCTGCTAATAATGGCGGGGGAATTTTAAACTTTGGAACAACAAATATCCGTAGTAGTATTATTTCTGGTAATAATGCCACTAACTTAGGAGACGAAGTTAATAATAGTGGCACAGTAATAGCTGATAGCAACAATCTTTTTGGTGATAGTAGTAAGACAAATAGTCAGGCTTTTGTTAATTTCACCACGGGTGCAAGTGATATTAATGCTACATCTAATGGTAGTAATCCTACAGAGTTATCTAATATTTTAGATCCCAACGGCTTACAAGATAATGGTGGTGCAACAAAGACGATCGCGCTTGTTTCTGGTTCTCCTGCTATTAATGCAGGTATTAATCCCAATAATTTAACCACAGATCAACGGGGGACAGGGTTTGACAGAATAGTTGGCGGGGGCATTGATATTGGGGCGTTTGAATTGCTCACTGAGATTGTCGTCGATACGGAAGAAGATATTGACGATGGGGACTTTAGTGAAGGCGATCGCTCTTTACGGGAGGCATTACGATTAATAGCAGACGGAGGAACAATTACCTTCGCTCCCACCGTTACCAATATTGTCCTCAACGGCACAGAATTAACTGTCAATAAAAGTGTCACCATAGACGGGAATAACAATGTCACCATAGACGGGAATAACAGCAGTCGAGTCTTTACTGTAGATGATGGAAATAACCTCAGTAACAGCACCGTAACCATGAAGGGATTGAACATTACTGGAGGAAGAACAGCAGGAAATTCTCCCACAGGGGATGGTGCAGGGATATTTAATGCGGAAGATTTGACTGTTTCTAACTCACAAATTACGGGAAATATTGCTGAGAATGATGGAGCTGGTATATTTAATAACGAATATGGCTATCTTTCAGTTGTTAATAGTGTGTTAACTGGAAATTATTCCTACGATGAGGGAGGAGGTTTAGCAAATGAAGGATATGCGACCATAACCGACAGTCAGATAACGGGCAATACTTCTGTTGACCAAGGAGGGGGTGTCAGTAATTTAGAAGGATTTATAGGGATAGACGGTACAACTATTAGTAATAACCAAACATATAATGATGGTGGCGGAATCGCAAACGAAGGAGATTTCGCAACAGTGACCATAACTAATAGTCAGATAACGGGCAACACTTCTGCTGAACAAGGAGGAGGTGTCTATAATCAAGATGGTTTTGTCGGAATATACGGTACAACTATTAGTAATAACCAAGCAGATGATGATGGTGGTGGCATTGCTAGTTACTATGCAACCTCATTAATTATCGATAGTATTATCAGTGGAAACTTATCAGGTGATGATGGAGGAGGGATAGCTAATTATTCTGCCAATACATATATATACCAAAGTTCCATTCTCAATAATACTGCCAGTGAATACGGTGGGGGCATTTATAGTGATGGTTATTTCGGTGGTGCCCTTTTGGTCGTTGTAGGCACAACTATTTCTGGTAATGAGGCAACTGATGGCTCTGGTGGAGGCATTGATAATGGGTTTTATTCCGAGGCAACCATTATTGACAGCACTATCACAGGTAACACAAGCCGAAGTGTTACAAATTATGGCGATGGTGGTGGTATAAATAATTACCTAGCGAATCTATCCATTTTTACCTCAATCTTGTCCAATAACACTGCCGACGGTGGTGGTGGTGGTATTTGGAACTATGGCAATCTAAGCCTCAATAGTGCTACCGTTACTGGGAATGAGTCTTTATATTCTGGAGGGGGCATTGGTCACTATGGTGGAATCGCAAACATAAGTAATAGCAACATTTCTGGCAATTACGCTGGAGAGGATGGCGGCGGGATTTACAACTATTATGGAACGACAACCATTAGCAACAGTACCCTCGCAAACAACACAGCAAATTACAGTGGCGGTGCAATTCACAACAACTATTATGGAACAACGAATATCCATAACAGCACGGTTTCTGGTAATAACGCTACTGAATATGGCGGTGGAATTTATAACTATGATGGAACAACAAATATAAGCAGTAGTATCATTTCTGGTAATAGTGCAAATGGTGGTGACGAAGTTTATAACTATTCTGGCACAATAAATGCCAATGCAAATAATCTTTTTGGTGATAATAGTAAATCTGATCTCGGTGCTTTTGAAGGTTTCAACCCCGGTGCAAATGATATTAATGCCACCACTGACGGTATTAACGTAGCTTTAAACAACATTCTTGATCCCAATGGTTTACAAGATAATGGCGGTGCAACAGAGACCATCGCGCTTGTAAGTGGTTCTCCAGCTATTGATGCAGGTAACAACGATGATAACTTAAGCACTGATCAAAGGGGTGCAGGATTCGACAGAAAAGTAGGTAGTGGAGTTGATATAGGGGCATTTGAAGTTCAGTATATTCTTAATCAAACAACCATAAAAATTATGGATAATCTCATCACTGTTAGTATTAACGGAAATGAAGATACCTTAACTGGCTCTCAAAATACGGTAACAGGCGATCCTACAGTGCCGAACAACATAGACGCATCAAGTTTTACAGGTAACTTATTAATAAATTTGGCTAGTACCCGTAGTACCATTCGCATTGATGAGGACTCAAATGGTAGCTTTGACAAAACCATCGGAACGAGATACTTCTATACAGGTACTGTTACTGGTGGAAGCGGTAATGATACCCTGTTAGGACAAAGTGGTGATAACACCTTAATTGGTGGCGGAGGTGATGACTCCATTGATGGTGACGGAGGCAATGATTCTCTTACTGGTGGCATTGGTGATGACATCCTGATTGGTGGTATTGGCAATGATTCTCTTGAAGGTGGTGATGATGATGATACCCTCACTGGTGGCAGTGGTAATGATAGCCTTACTGGTGATGCAGGTAATGACAACCTTAATGGTGGTAGTGGCAACGATACTCTAATCGGTGGCGATGATGATGACACCCTCACTGGTGGTTTGGGTGCAGATACCCTCACTGGGGGTAATGGAAATGATACTTTTATTTATAACAATTTAAACGAGTCTAGTTTGACTTATGGTATTGACACCATCACCGACTTTGCAAATGCCAGTGATACTTTATCTCTACCTCATGGGATAAGAACTATTACTTGGAATGATGGTAATTCTCCTGTGGCAATCTCTGCATTAACAACCACTGCAATGACGAGTTTATTCAGAAGCCAAAGAGTAGGAGTGAATGACTATATTTTCTTTAGTGTGATGGGAGATTCTAATACTTATCTTGCCATCAATGGTGGCTCATCGTCTTTCTCTAGCTCTCTTGATGCTATCATAGCCTTTGACAGTCCTAACTTCTCATAG